A genome region from Buchnera aphidicola (Chaetogeoica yunlongensis) includes the following:
- a CDS encoding tetratricopeptide repeat protein, giving the protein MHDNNIEFLIHKKEYELEKIKNFIQKNKNINGNLTILKLVKLYIQNNKLNDAKKILEISRKYSIDSNIFNLYSLKIAQIQFQNGSLKKSINIINSIQDDSWDYIKNNFKGDIYFKLNKVEHALHLWKKNITQKNFFDFNKIIEMKINYLMKFSHNFNLKNNKRR; this is encoded by the coding sequence ATGCACGATAATAATATAGAATTTTTGATACATAAAAAAGAATATGAGTTAGAAAAAATAAAAAATTTTATCCAAAAAAATAAAAATATTAATGGAAATTTAACAATATTAAAATTAGTAAAATTATATATACAAAATAACAAATTAAATGACGCAAAAAAAATATTAGAAATAAGTAGAAAATATTCAATTGATTCTAATATTTTCAATTTGTATTCTTTGAAGATAGCACAAATTCAATTCCAAAATGGTAGTTTAAAAAAATCCATAAATATAATAAATAGTATTCAAGATGATTCTTGGGATTATATAAAAAACAATTTTAAAGGAGATATTTATTTTAAACTAAATAAAGTAGAACATGCTCTTCATCTATGGAAGAAAAACATTACTCAAAAAAATTTTTTTGACTTTAACAAAATTATAGAGATGAAAATAAACTATTTAATGAAATTTAGTCATAACTTTAATTTAAAAAATAATAAAAGAAGATAA